The Branchiostoma floridae strain S238N-H82 chromosome 3, Bfl_VNyyK, whole genome shotgun sequence genomic sequence TGGGTTACGGAGAGAACTGTTGGATTGGCAATCCTGTAGCCAGTCTGCTGGCTTTTGGAGTTCCTGTCCTCTGTGCCCTTGTAGCCAATGCGGTCTTGGTTGCTTTGGCCTTGCTGGCCATACGGAAGACTTTCAAGATAGCCGACGCTGCAAACTCGCGCTCAAACAGTACCAAGGCTTGGGTTTACCTGCGTATCTCCTTTCTGATGGGGTTCACCTGGCTTCTGGGCTTCATCTACCCTTTTGTTAACAACAGTGTTTTGGAGTACATATTCATAGTGCTGAATGCTTCTCAAGGCCTGCTGCTGACTCTGATAGTGACATTAACGGGTGAAGTGGTAGAGAAGGGGATGTCTGCCATCAGGGCATGCTTTGGTTTGGCTGAACCTGAGCAGAACAATGGAGCAACCACAACTACCAGCAACCGGCGGACAAGAGGAATAACAGCTCAGGTAACGGAAGGGGAAACCGACTTTGCTGAGGAAATGCCCATGACAACTTTAACTGATGTAGACAAAAGGGCACACCGTCAGCAAACTAAAGTTCTTCAGGGCAACGAACAAACCTCTCTTGCCAGTCACCTGGCAAACGACATGGGGGGAACAGAGGCAACGGCAGGTGGAACCGGCTCTGCTGAAGAGATACCCATGACAACATTTGCCGTTGTGGAAGTGGAGGAGAACAAAGAACATCTGCGTCGTGGTGAAGAACCTCGTCAGAACAGTGAACGGACCGCCACTGACAGCAAACAGCAGGTCACTGAAGGGGAAACAGAGCCGACAGCAGGTGGAACCGACTCTGCTGAAGAAATATCCAAGACATCATTTGCCGTTGTGGACgtggaaaaaaacaatgaaCGTCCACATCTGGTAGAGCTTCGTCAGAACAGTGGACAAACCACCACTGAGAGCAAACAGCAGGCCACTGAAGGGGAAACGAAGAGAACGACAGGTGATAACGGCTCTGCTGAAGAAATATCCAAGACAACGTTTGCCGTTGTGGACGTGGATGAGAACAAGGAACATCTGCGTCTTGAAGAGCCTCGCCAGAACAGTGGACAAACCATCACTGACAGCAAACAGCAGGCCACTGAAGGGGGAACGAAGGGAACGCCAGGTGATACCGGTTCTGCTGAAGAAATATCTATGACAACTTTTGCCGTTGTGGACGTGGAAGAGAAGATGTTAGGTCTTCATCTGGGAGAGTCTCGTGACGACTGTGAACGAACTGCTGGCAGCCAGCAGGCCATCACAGGGGAAACAGAGGCAAGTgaaatgaactctgctatgaaAATACCCATGACAACCTTTCCTGGTGTCGAAAAAAACTGACGTTCGGTGAGCGCTACGTAAAAGTGAAGAAGAGAAGGTGAACTATTTCTAGCTTCAATCAGCAACAACTGAATCAACAGCTTCAAGGACTAGTAAACACCTCTATTATAAAAGATATAGCCCTTCATTTATTTGCTTTGATAAATGATAACGTGCGCAACTAAAACCAAACTTCTTAGTGAGAACTTCATACTTCACTCCCTTACCCAACACAGTGACTTCAAACTTAGTATGCATAATAACAGAACTCAGTACTCATATATACGGCAATATTGTGTAATGATAATTACCACACGATAAGACAAAAACACCgtcactacacacacacacacacacacactcacacacacaaacacacaggtggACTCGAAGAAAATTACACAGCACACCATCCCTAATGGatacacactctcacacacatgcacaaacacggATACTCTCTCACTCTTTcttttacacatacatacacacacacacacaagccgAACAAAGTGACCCACCCAATACAATCCCTTAGCTTCTACTTAGTTATACGGTTGTTGCTTGACTATCTT encodes the following:
- the LOC118411173 gene encoding uncharacterized protein LOC118411173 gives rise to the protein MVYTVRSGQWKKLPEKLKAQMMVNVVVAESLFVARVWVPLGPGCAALAVILHYSLLTAFTSMNALAMDIFLTFGDSLERPKLHQYLMYTWLTPVPIVVVTVIIEFGSSVRVGYGENCWIGNPVASLLAFGVPVLCALVANAVLVALALLAIRKTFKIADAANSRSNSTKAWVYLRISFLMGFTWLLGFIYPFVNNSVLEYIFIVLNASQGLLLTLIVTLTGEVVEKGMSAIRACFGLAEPEQNNGATTTTSNRRTRGITAQVTEGETDFAEEMPMTTLTDVDKRAHRQQTKVLQGNEQTSLASHLANDMGGTEATAGGTGSAEEIPMTTFAVVEVEENKEHLRRGEEPRQNSERTATDSKQQVTEGETEPTAGGTDSAEEISKTSFAVVDVEKNNERPHLVELRQNSGQTTTESKQQATEGETKRTTGDNGSAEEISKTTFAVVDVDENKEHLRLEEPRQNSGQTITDSKQQATEGGTKGTPGDTGSAEEISMTTFAVVDVEEKMLGLHLGESRDDCERTAGSQQAITGETEASEMNSAMKIPMTTFPGVEKN